From a single Haloarcula sp. DT43 genomic region:
- a CDS encoding ABC transporter ATP-binding protein has product MAQLTLDEVTKTFQDDDGEIIAVDRVSADIEDGEFLCVVGPSGCGKSTTLRMIAGLEDITSGEIRLDGQVINDQPPARRNVAMVFQSYALYPHMTVRENMAFGLEESTDMPDDEINERVEQACKDMGIYELIDRKPGELSGGQQQRVALGRAIVRDPEVFLMDEPLANLDAKLKAEMRTELQELQQELDVTTVYVTHDQTEAMTMSDRIAILNDGVLQQCATPLECYHEPNNLFVAGFIGEPSMNFFPTTLEGSTLKGDWFEYELSDETLAEIEGTTDVTLGIRPEDIEFVDSDDPNVFDASVNVVEPRGNENTAHLQFDESMDEQFTATVGGMKRLDAGQRVRVRFPEEAIHLFDTASGEAVRNRELGEVEAVESVV; this is encoded by the coding sequence ATGGCACAACTCACACTGGACGAGGTAACGAAGACGTTCCAAGACGACGACGGCGAAATCATCGCTGTAGACCGGGTATCAGCCGACATCGAGGACGGCGAGTTCCTCTGTGTCGTCGGCCCGTCGGGCTGTGGGAAGTCGACGACCCTGCGGATGATCGCTGGCCTCGAAGACATCACGAGCGGCGAAATCCGACTCGACGGACAGGTAATCAACGACCAGCCGCCGGCCCGGCGGAACGTGGCGATGGTGTTCCAGTCCTACGCCCTGTATCCCCACATGACCGTGCGGGAGAACATGGCCTTCGGGCTGGAGGAGTCGACGGACATGCCCGACGACGAGATAAACGAGCGCGTCGAGCAGGCGTGCAAGGACATGGGCATCTACGAGCTCATCGACCGCAAGCCCGGCGAACTCTCGGGCGGCCAGCAACAGCGGGTGGCGCTGGGCCGAGCAATCGTCCGGGACCCCGAAGTGTTCCTGATGGACGAGCCGCTGGCGAACCTGGACGCGAAGCTCAAAGCCGAGATGCGGACCGAGCTCCAGGAGCTCCAGCAGGAACTGGACGTGACGACGGTGTACGTCACCCACGACCAGACGGAGGCGATGACGATGAGCGACCGCATCGCCATCCTCAACGACGGCGTCCTCCAGCAGTGTGCGACGCCGCTCGAGTGTTACCACGAGCCGAACAACCTCTTCGTCGCCGGTTTCATCGGCGAGCCGTCGATGAACTTCTTCCCGACTACCCTGGAGGGGTCGACGCTCAAAGGCGACTGGTTCGAGTACGAACTCAGCGACGAGACGCTCGCCGAAATCGAGGGGACGACCGACGTCACGCTGGGCATCCGGCCCGAGGACATCGAGTTCGTCGACAGCGACGACCCGAACGTGTTCGACGCGTCGGTCAACGTCGTCGAACCGCGAGGCAACGAGAACACCGCCCACCTGCAGTTCGACGAGTCGATGGACGAGCAGTTCACCGCGACCGTCGGCGGGATGAAACGGCTCGACGCCGGCCAGCGCGTCAGGGTCCGGTTCCCAGAGGAAGCAATTCACCTCTTCGATACGGCCAGCGGCGAGGCCGTCCGGAACCGGGAACTCGGCGAGGTCGAAGCGGTCGAATCGGTCGTCTGA
- a CDS encoding DUF7344 domain-containing protein: MNTEQTDTPDSLPLDDRLSLLSSQYRRYLLYGLSKYTTPVSLAVLTDTVTEIEYGTPADQYRDERLRIYTALYHNHVPRLVDAGVVRYDQADDAVDVGPNAPALAPLLELTVDYDLSANGDGLSREPVDVDALYPDRS; the protein is encoded by the coding sequence ATGAACACGGAACAAACTGACACCCCCGACTCGCTCCCGCTGGACGACCGACTCTCGCTCCTTTCCTCGCAGTACCGGCGCTACCTCCTGTACGGGCTTTCGAAGTACACGACGCCGGTCTCGCTCGCGGTGCTCACCGACACGGTCACCGAAATCGAGTACGGGACGCCCGCCGACCAGTACCGCGACGAGCGCCTCAGGATTTACACGGCCCTCTATCACAACCACGTCCCGCGGCTGGTCGATGCCGGCGTCGTCCGGTACGACCAGGCCGACGACGCGGTCGACGTCGGCCCGAACGCGCCGGCGCTCGCCCCGCTGCTCGAACTGACGGTCGACTACGACCTGTCCGCGAACGGCGACGGCCTGTCACGGGAGCCCGTCGATGTCGACGCCCTGTACCCCGACCGGAGCTAG
- a CDS encoding carbohydrate ABC transporter permease → MREILSRLLATGGRLRSAVSRDESDGDQLATDGGATVQTTRGDSLRNSLPVEWELVESAPFWLPPVLFAGFFVYGAIAWNFLLSLTDYSGLGGAQYENFDFSMYSRMLSDGTFWQAAQNTVVLLVVFTVLCLALGLFVAILIDQQIRFENTFRTIYLLPMSLSFVVTATMWAWVYNARNGVLNQLFRLFNLEGALVGLLRPAGVSAQVIQWLSWNTTALAAVIFALIWQFSGYAMVVFLAGLRAIPTEHYEAARVDGASTVRMYARVIIPQLRASAVSASVVLMVFALKAFDFIYALRGSQPGANMDILATMMYRVAFDSLQWAYGSAVAIVLFVLALLVIGPYLYSEYRRGEL, encoded by the coding sequence ATGCGCGAGATACTCAGCAGACTCCTCGCCACCGGGGGCCGGCTCCGGTCGGCGGTATCGAGAGACGAATCGGACGGAGACCAACTGGCAACAGACGGGGGTGCGACGGTGCAGACGACCCGGGGCGACTCGCTCCGGAACTCGCTGCCGGTCGAGTGGGAACTCGTCGAATCCGCCCCGTTCTGGCTGCCGCCAGTCCTGTTTGCGGGCTTTTTCGTCTACGGCGCTATCGCCTGGAACTTCCTCCTGTCGCTGACCGACTACAGCGGTCTCGGCGGTGCACAGTACGAGAACTTCGATTTCAGCATGTACAGCCGCATGCTGAGCGACGGGACGTTCTGGCAGGCGGCACAGAACACGGTGGTGTTGCTCGTCGTGTTCACCGTCCTCTGCCTGGCGCTTGGCCTGTTCGTGGCCATCCTCATCGACCAGCAGATACGCTTCGAGAACACCTTCCGGACCATCTACCTGCTGCCGATGAGCCTCTCGTTCGTCGTCACGGCGACGATGTGGGCGTGGGTGTACAATGCCCGCAACGGCGTGCTCAATCAGCTGTTCCGGCTGTTCAATCTCGAAGGCGCGCTGGTCGGCCTGCTCCGCCCGGCGGGGGTCAGCGCGCAGGTGATACAGTGGCTCTCCTGGAACACGACCGCCCTGGCTGCGGTCATCTTCGCTCTCATCTGGCAGTTCAGCGGTTACGCGATGGTCGTGTTCCTCGCCGGCCTCCGGGCGATTCCCACCGAACACTACGAGGCGGCGCGGGTCGACGGCGCGTCGACGGTCCGGATGTACGCGCGGGTCATCATCCCGCAACTCCGGGCCTCCGCGGTGTCGGCGTCGGTGGTGTTGATGGTGTTTGCGCTGAAGGCGTTCGACTTCATCTACGCGCTGCGGGGCTCACAGCCGGGGGCGAACATGGACATCCTGGCGACGATGATGTACCGCGTCGCCTTCGACAGCCTCCAGTGGGCGTACGGGTCCGCCGTCGCCATCGTGCTGTTCGTGCTCGCCCTGCTCGTCATCGGACCGTATCTCTACAGCGAATACCGACGGGGTGAACTATGA
- a CDS encoding HTH domain-containing protein, producing the protein MDSTPTPVRVELFVRSLCPEGATRHQNYVLDRLQALEEAGAIEDLSVLIWGNRIEPDIARRTPEGRRLLARLSRFRKWARDADASLDAFDWGHPVTNVASDESLSVITLPTLALAEYVDDDLQHVAPCTRDGVAHRVTDRVDRLADATRPTDEPEREHTVVQ; encoded by the coding sequence ATGGACTCTACTCCCACTCCGGTTCGCGTCGAACTGTTCGTCCGGTCCCTGTGCCCGGAGGGCGCAACGCGCCACCAGAACTACGTGCTGGACCGGCTACAGGCGCTCGAAGAAGCGGGTGCCATCGAGGACCTGTCGGTACTCATCTGGGGGAACCGGATAGAGCCGGACATCGCACGGCGGACTCCGGAGGGGCGACGCCTGCTCGCGCGGCTCTCTAGGTTCCGGAAGTGGGCGCGCGATGCCGACGCCTCCTTGGACGCCTTCGACTGGGGGCACCCGGTCACGAACGTGGCCTCCGACGAGTCGCTCAGCGTCATCACCCTGCCGACGCTCGCGCTCGCCGAGTACGTCGACGACGACCTCCAGCACGTCGCCCCCTGTACGCGCGACGGGGTCGCCCACCGCGTCACTGACCGGGTGGACCGCCTCGCGGACGCCACGCGCCCGACAGACGAACCGGAGCGCGAACACACCGTGGTACAGTAA
- a CDS encoding class II fumarate hydratase produces the protein MTDEYRTEQDSLGEMQVPADAYWGAQTQRAVENFPISDVTFGRRFIRALGVVKKAAAQANRDLGTVPEDKADCIIEAADEVIAGEHDDQFPVDVFQTGSGTSSNMNANEVISNRATELYGGEIGTREIHPNDHVNFGQSSNDVIPTAMHVAALEAVEKDVIPGLKTLRDELEAKEDEFADVVKTGRTHLQDATPVTLGQEFSGYRTQVEKGISRVQDTHGRLAELALGGTAVGTGLNTHPEFPAKAAEYISEETDLSFREADNHFEAQAAHDAMSEAHGALRTVAGSLNKIANDLRLLASGPRNGLGEIDQPENQPGSSIMPGKINPVVAEAVNQVHKQVVGNDAAVSAGAAEGQIDLNLYKPVLASNFLQSAKLIANSSAVFGEKFVAKLEADADHCAERVQQSMALATALNPAIGYDKASKVAKKALAEDKTIREVVLEEGYLDEDEVDEVLDPAKMTERGILGDE, from the coding sequence ATGACCGACGAGTACCGGACAGAGCAGGACAGCCTCGGTGAGATGCAGGTGCCAGCCGACGCGTACTGGGGGGCCCAGACCCAGCGCGCCGTCGAGAACTTCCCCATCAGCGACGTGACGTTCGGACGGCGGTTCATCCGGGCGCTGGGCGTCGTCAAGAAGGCGGCCGCACAGGCCAACCGCGACCTCGGGACGGTTCCGGAGGACAAGGCCGACTGTATAATCGAGGCCGCCGACGAGGTCATCGCCGGCGAGCACGACGACCAGTTCCCCGTCGACGTGTTCCAGACCGGGTCGGGCACGTCCTCGAACATGAACGCGAACGAGGTCATCTCGAACCGTGCGACGGAGCTGTACGGCGGCGAAATCGGGACCCGCGAGATTCACCCGAACGACCACGTCAACTTCGGCCAGTCGAGCAACGACGTGATTCCGACGGCGATGCACGTCGCCGCCCTCGAAGCGGTCGAGAAGGACGTGATTCCGGGCCTGAAGACGCTGCGTGACGAGCTCGAAGCCAAGGAAGACGAGTTCGCCGACGTGGTCAAGACCGGCCGCACGCACCTCCAGGACGCGACGCCGGTGACGCTGGGCCAGGAGTTCTCGGGCTACCGCACGCAGGTCGAGAAGGGCATCTCCCGCGTGCAGGACACCCACGGCCGCCTGGCCGAACTCGCGCTGGGCGGCACCGCCGTCGGGACCGGCCTGAACACCCATCCCGAGTTCCCGGCGAAAGCCGCCGAGTACATCAGCGAGGAAACGGACCTCAGTTTCCGCGAGGCGGACAACCACTTCGAAGCCCAGGCCGCCCACGACGCGATGTCGGAAGCCCACGGCGCGCTCCGGACCGTCGCCGGCTCGCTGAACAAGATAGCCAACGACCTCCGCCTGCTCGCCTCCGGCCCGCGCAACGGCCTCGGCGAGATAGACCAGCCGGAGAACCAGCCCGGCTCCTCCATCATGCCCGGGAAGATCAACCCCGTCGTCGCCGAGGCGGTCAATCAGGTCCACAAGCAGGTCGTCGGTAACGACGCCGCCGTCTCGGCCGGCGCGGCCGAGGGCCAGATAGACCTGAACCTCTACAAGCCCGTGCTGGCCTCGAACTTCCTGCAGTCGGCCAAGCTCATCGCCAACAGCAGCGCGGTGTTCGGCGAGAAGTTCGTCGCCAAACTCGAAGCCGACGCCGACCACTGCGCCGAGCGCGTCCAGCAGAGCATGGCGCTGGCGACGGCGCTCAACCCTGCCATCGGCTACGACAAGGCCAGCAAGGTCGCCAAGAAGGCCCTCGCCGAGGACAAGACCATCCGCGAAGTCGTCCTCGAAGAGGGGTATCTCGACGAGGACGAGGTCGACGAGGTGCTGGACCCCGCGAAGATGACCGAGCGCGGGATTCTCGGAGACGAGTAG
- a CDS encoding carbohydrate ABC transporter permease: MSTGDGGFLDGLRNTESSRIGLYALLLAGIAFYLFPVETAVMTMFKTESAFARTLPFAPPGADGFTLDALATAWNTLRPGLLNSLLMAIPATIMSALLGSLTAYGLTTLSWRGQVGVVVLIIAGIFIPYQAVLVPLAQFWFQVLPGIVEGFINTLFGFLTGGNWEYPSRNGYVQLLQLSVTHAAYGIPICTLLFRSYYQSISDEMIEAARLDGASAFSIYRNIILPLSLPMFAVTLIYQFTQVYNDLLFALVLINEPASQVATQRLAALTGGVVQSFNTTMAGAIVAALPTLLVYIVFGEQFAKGVAGE, encoded by the coding sequence ATGAGTACTGGAGACGGCGGCTTCCTCGACGGGCTTCGGAACACGGAGAGCAGTCGTATCGGCCTGTATGCCCTCCTGCTCGCGGGCATCGCCTTCTACCTCTTCCCGGTGGAGACGGCCGTGATGACGATGTTCAAGACCGAGAGCGCGTTCGCCCGGACGCTCCCGTTCGCGCCGCCGGGTGCCGACGGCTTCACGCTCGACGCGCTCGCCACCGCCTGGAACACGCTTCGGCCGGGACTGCTGAACTCGCTGCTGATGGCGATTCCGGCGACGATTATGTCGGCGCTGCTGGGGAGCCTGACTGCCTACGGGCTGACGACGCTGAGCTGGCGCGGCCAAGTCGGCGTGGTCGTCCTCATCATCGCGGGCATCTTCATCCCCTACCAGGCCGTGCTGGTCCCGCTGGCACAGTTCTGGTTCCAGGTGCTCCCCGGTATCGTCGAGGGCTTTATCAACACGCTCTTTGGCTTCCTCACCGGTGGGAACTGGGAGTACCCGAGCCGCAACGGTTACGTGCAGCTGCTGCAGCTGTCGGTCACTCACGCGGCCTACGGGATTCCCATCTGTACGCTGCTGTTCCGGTCGTACTACCAGAGCATCTCGGACGAGATGATAGAGGCCGCTCGCCTCGACGGCGCGAGCGCGTTCAGCATCTACCGCAACATCATCCTCCCGCTGTCGCTGCCGATGTTCGCGGTGACGCTCATCTACCAGTTCACGCAGGTGTACAACGACCTGCTGTTCGCGCTGGTGCTCATCAACGAGCCGGCCTCGCAGGTGGCGACCCAGCGCCTCGCGGCGCTGACCGGCGGGGTCGTCCAGTCGTTCAACACCACGATGGCGGGGGCCATCGTCGCAGCACTTCCGACGCTGCTCGTCTACATCGTGTTCGGCGAACAGTTCGCGAAAGGCGTCGCTGGAGAGTAA
- the gatE gene encoding Glu-tRNA(Gln) amidotransferase subunit GatE, producing the protein MTEYDYEELGLVAGLEIHQQLDTATKLFCDCPTTTREPEESGRSFTRYLHPTKSELGEIDEAALEESMVDREFEYLAYDTTCLVEEDDEPPHRVDREATETALEIAQLLDMNVVDQVNVMRKIVVDGSNTTGFQRSMLVANDGEIETSDGPVGVEDMLLEEESCQRVEETDDGVRFSLDRLGIPLVEIGTKPDISSPEQAREAAERIGMLLRSTGKVKRGLGTIRQDVNVSIAEGARIELKGVQSLDDIDDLVRNEVRRQVELLDIAAELGEREASVGEPRDVTDVFADTDSGVIAGALDSGGRVQALRLEGFDGLVGREIQPDRRLGTELSDHAKRHGAGGIFHTDELPAYGVTEAEVEALRDAVDAGPEDAVAIVADDPETAELAIDAVAERAETALDGVPEETRDANEDATSRYLRPLPGAARMYPETDVPPVEPDVTEVETPELLTEKVDRYESEFGLGSGLAEQVAYGQRWPLFEALVEGEGVDPTLAAGTLESTLTELRRDDVPVGNLTDEHLRAAVLLVDGGDVPREGIEDLLTALAEDPSLSAEAAVEQEDLGGVDESEVREAVVEVVERHEDQVEAEGMGAFSALMGECMGALRGKADGDTVSDVLRSEIQKRA; encoded by the coding sequence ATGACCGAGTACGACTACGAGGAGCTGGGGCTGGTCGCCGGCCTTGAGATTCACCAGCAACTCGATACCGCGACGAAACTGTTCTGTGACTGTCCGACGACGACCCGCGAACCCGAGGAGTCCGGACGCTCCTTTACCCGCTATCTCCACCCGACCAAGAGCGAACTGGGCGAAATCGACGAGGCCGCCCTGGAGGAGAGCATGGTCGACCGGGAGTTCGAGTACCTGGCCTACGACACCACCTGCCTCGTCGAGGAGGACGACGAGCCGCCCCACCGCGTCGACCGCGAGGCGACGGAGACGGCGCTCGAAATCGCCCAGCTACTGGACATGAACGTCGTCGACCAGGTGAACGTCATGCGAAAAATCGTCGTCGACGGCTCGAACACGACGGGGTTCCAGCGGTCGATGCTGGTCGCCAACGACGGCGAAATCGAGACCAGCGACGGCCCGGTCGGCGTCGAGGACATGCTCCTGGAGGAGGAGTCCTGCCAGCGCGTCGAAGAGACCGACGACGGCGTGCGCTTCTCGCTCGACCGCCTGGGCATCCCGCTGGTCGAAATCGGGACCAAGCCCGACATCAGTTCGCCCGAGCAGGCCCGCGAGGCCGCCGAGCGCATCGGGATGCTCCTCCGTTCGACCGGGAAGGTCAAGCGCGGCCTCGGGACCATCCGCCAGGACGTGAACGTCTCCATCGCCGAGGGCGCGCGCATCGAACTGAAGGGCGTCCAGAGCCTCGACGACATCGACGACCTGGTCCGCAACGAGGTCCGCCGGCAGGTCGAACTGCTGGACATCGCCGCGGAACTCGGCGAGCGCGAGGCCAGCGTCGGCGAGCCACGGGACGTGACCGACGTGTTCGCGGACACGGACTCGGGAGTCATCGCCGGCGCGCTCGACAGCGGCGGGCGGGTGCAGGCCCTCCGGCTGGAGGGCTTCGACGGCCTCGTCGGCCGCGAGATTCAGCCCGACCGCCGACTCGGCACGGAGCTCTCGGACCACGCCAAGCGCCACGGCGCGGGCGGCATCTTCCACACCGACGAACTGCCGGCCTATGGCGTCACCGAAGCGGAGGTCGAGGCCCTGCGGGACGCCGTCGACGCGGGTCCCGAGGACGCCGTCGCCATCGTCGCCGACGACCCCGAAACCGCCGAACTCGCCATCGACGCCGTCGCCGAGCGCGCGGAGACGGCCCTCGACGGCGTCCCGGAGGAGACCCGTGACGCCAACGAGGACGCCACCTCGCGGTACCTCCGCCCACTCCCGGGCGCGGCGCGGATGTACCCCGAGACGGACGTGCCGCCGGTCGAGCCGGACGTGACCGAAGTGGAGACGCCGGAACTGCTCACCGAGAAGGTCGACCGGTACGAGAGCGAGTTCGGCCTCGGCTCGGGGCTCGCGGAACAGGTCGCCTACGGCCAGCGGTGGCCACTGTTCGAGGCGCTGGTCGAGGGCGAGGGCGTCGACCCGACGCTGGCCGCCGGCACGCTCGAGTCGACGCTGACCGAACTCCGCCGCGACGACGTCCCCGTCGGGAACCTCACCGACGAGCACCTTCGAGCGGCGGTTCTCCTGGTCGACGGCGGCGACGTGCCCCGCGAGGGCATCGAGGACCTGCTGACGGCACTGGCCGAGGACCCGTCGCTCTCGGCCGAGGCGGCGGTCGAGCAGGAGGACCTCGGCGGCGTCGACGAGTCGGAGGTCAGGGAGGCCGTCGTCGAGGTCGTCGAGCGTCACGAGGACCAGGTCGAAGCGGAGGGGATGGGCGCGTTCTCGGCGCTGATGGGCGAGTGCATGGGCGCGCTCCGCGGTAAGGCCGACGGCGATACGGTGAGCGACGTGTTGCGCTCGGAGATACAGAAGCGGGCCTAG
- a CDS encoding bacterio-opsin activator domain-containing protein, whose translation MPQQPDSRPTVLVVGSLDPVAQRLRDRGVTVSRVSGTTAAVERVDGGGVDCVVAAYRTAPLTGVELAGSVQSQADVPTVVVGDAPDGANDVPGVHRVVADAGPEDVADAVLRAVESRTDGLDPEPAALTGSSDVYETILGTAADGIYLLDADGRVQTVNDALLSKTGYDRTELLGEHVSVLISEEDVARGERRIAEELRKPEPSVVSLPVTLERADGTTCPIECRIGLLTADGTLRGTVGVCRDASDQRSHEETLTELHDSSRALLAAESSHEVSDAVVEAAETILDIEVASVYRFDEAANALRPQTWSEQTAVLLGDPPTFRAGEGIAWEVFVSGTSRMYDDVSQAPAAYNPQTPIRAEVCVPVGDHGVLLFGSTTAGEYDDRTVELAEILAANAEAAYDRMERDARLHERDRELREQNRRLTQLEEINDRVRQIAHELVGATTRADIERIVCDRLASLEDHEFVWIGDADTVGSTVTPRFWAGTKRGYLDAVTVDAEATAPEPTARAAQTQGPVVTRVSDELRSGRWQREALTRDYRSVASFPLRHGGVPYGTLSVYASRVDAFEGETEAVLTQLARTVGHAIATVTQRRALLADTRAELVFGIEQQATVLFTLADALDCELSVTRLLPQSGRTSLAFGTATGVTTATFRTVCEDSHGVERARVLQADGDEIRFELRVDGPSVVDPVGDHGGSLERLVIDDGAGLLELTVPAAGDVSAFVNTFVERFPGTELLARREKDHREESIERALDSLTERQREVLEVAHRHGYYEWPRDSTSEVVAESLDISVPTLTEHLRRAEAKLVAAVVSSTDEPAAR comes from the coding sequence ATGCCTCAGCAACCTGACAGCAGACCGACCGTTCTCGTCGTCGGGTCGCTGGACCCCGTGGCACAGCGTCTGCGCGACCGTGGCGTAACCGTCTCGCGGGTCTCGGGAACGACGGCGGCCGTCGAACGGGTCGACGGGGGCGGCGTCGACTGCGTCGTCGCGGCGTATCGGACAGCACCGCTCACCGGCGTCGAACTCGCCGGGTCCGTCCAGTCGCAGGCCGACGTGCCGACCGTAGTCGTCGGGGACGCCCCCGACGGCGCGAACGACGTACCGGGCGTCCACCGGGTGGTGGCAGACGCCGGGCCAGAGGACGTCGCCGACGCGGTTTTGCGGGCCGTCGAGTCACGGACCGACGGGCTCGACCCGGAGCCGGCGGCGCTGACCGGGTCGTCCGACGTGTACGAGACGATTCTCGGGACGGCCGCCGACGGCATCTACTTGCTCGACGCCGACGGCCGCGTGCAAACGGTCAACGACGCGCTGCTTTCGAAGACGGGCTACGACCGGACGGAACTGCTCGGCGAGCACGTCTCCGTGCTGATATCCGAGGAGGACGTCGCCCGCGGCGAGCGGCGAATCGCCGAGGAGCTCCGGAAGCCGGAGCCGAGCGTCGTCTCGCTGCCGGTCACGCTCGAACGCGCGGACGGAACGACCTGCCCCATCGAGTGCCGCATCGGCCTCCTGACAGCGGACGGGACGCTCCGCGGGACCGTCGGCGTCTGCCGGGACGCCAGCGACCAGCGGAGCCACGAGGAGACGCTGACTGAACTCCACGACAGCAGCCGGGCACTGCTGGCCGCGGAGTCGAGCCACGAGGTCAGCGACGCCGTCGTCGAGGCGGCCGAGACTATCCTCGATATCGAGGTGGCGAGCGTATACCGGTTCGACGAGGCGGCGAACGCGCTCCGACCGCAGACGTGGTCCGAACAGACGGCCGTCCTGCTCGGGGACCCCCCGACCTTTCGCGCGGGGGAGGGCATCGCCTGGGAGGTGTTCGTGAGCGGGACCTCCCGCATGTACGACGACGTGTCGCAAGCGCCGGCGGCGTACAACCCGCAGACGCCGATACGCGCCGAGGTCTGCGTCCCGGTCGGGGACCACGGAGTCTTGCTGTTCGGCTCGACGACCGCCGGAGAGTACGACGACCGAACCGTCGAACTGGCCGAAATCCTGGCCGCGAACGCCGAGGCCGCTTACGACCGGATGGAACGGGACGCCCGGCTCCACGAGCGCGACCGGGAGCTACGCGAGCAGAACCGGCGGCTCACCCAGCTGGAGGAAATCAACGACCGGGTGCGCCAGATAGCCCACGAACTGGTCGGGGCGACGACCAGGGCCGACATCGAGCGCATCGTCTGTGACCGGCTGGCCTCGCTGGAGGACCACGAGTTCGTCTGGATAGGCGACGCCGACACCGTCGGGTCGACTGTGACGCCGCGGTTCTGGGCCGGGACGAAACGCGGCTATCTCGATGCCGTCACCGTCGACGCCGAGGCGACGGCCCCGGAGCCGACGGCCCGGGCCGCCCAGACGCAGGGGCCGGTGGTGACACGGGTAAGCGACGAGCTCCGGAGCGGGCGCTGGCAGCGGGAGGCGCTGACCCGGGACTACCGGTCGGTGGCCAGCTTCCCGCTCCGGCACGGCGGGGTCCCGTACGGGACGCTGTCCGTGTACGCCAGCCGCGTCGACGCCTTCGAGGGGGAGACCGAAGCCGTGCTGACCCAACTCGCCCGGACGGTCGGTCACGCAATCGCCACGGTCACCCAGCGACGGGCGCTGCTCGCTGACACCCGGGCGGAACTGGTTTTCGGCATCGAACAGCAGGCGACGGTGCTGTTCACGCTGGCCGATGCCCTCGACTGCGAGCTGTCGGTCACCCGCCTGCTGCCACAGTCCGGCCGGACCTCGCTCGCGTTCGGCACGGCGACGGGCGTCACTACGGCGACGTTCCGGACGGTCTGTGAGGACAGCCACGGGGTCGAACGGGCGCGCGTACTGCAGGCCGACGGCGACGAGATCCGGTTCGAACTGCGGGTCGACGGCCCCTCGGTCGTCGACCCGGTCGGCGACCACGGGGGATCCCTCGAACGGCTCGTCATCGACGACGGGGCCGGTCTGCTCGAACTGACGGTCCCGGCCGCCGGCGACGTGTCGGCGTTCGTCAACACGTTCGTCGAGCGGTTCCCCGGGACGGAACTGCTCGCGCGACGGGAAAAGGACCACCGCGAGGAGTCCATCGAGCGGGCGCTGGACTCGCTGACCGAGCGCCAGCGCGAGGTGCTGGAAGTCGCACACAGGCACGGCTACTACGAGTGGCCCCGGGACAGCACGAGCGAGGTGGTCGCCGAGTCGCTCGACATCTCGGTGCCGACCCTCACCGAACACCTGCGGCGTGCGGAAGCGAAACTGGTCGCGGCCGTGGTGTCCTCGACCGACGAGCCCGCGGCGAGATAG